A region from the Helicoverpa armigera isolate CAAS_96S chromosome 6, ASM3070526v1, whole genome shotgun sequence genome encodes:
- the LOC110371099 gene encoding tubulin glycylase 3A, whose protein sequence is MPGRKKKIIKRKKKATETKSKKDLSPVKHGRKSRASGIFKKSPPITSDDIDKGDDIKPIKPIKSPVKFAIDNMLKIDLTKKKKTMEYRSTNRPEGLSPKEKSYLICSCQAKSNRYKILKNQAAEAIRNSKIFSVYGSCNAVRAALLERGWVEKLPANKMNLSKIKNGSFSNKPNEIHNELERLLLSNFVEKYPPNFIWRTREELRDTVIDMTKEYPTIVNKLKTDAMWTSKQGLCSSMKRNYWFYIEDVAEVIGPRSYNTCDPGDIEGFVKDYKITACTSLLKWVLSMEANERPVFMETGKISLNVVLFALSRCKEYLYRKENKDIDKSVSSVSPGQWNAFLKKYYRIIAKDDVFQLDTENKLPLYMAYAKFLLKEMHKYRPQLSCEGCHNIWIIKPAHNSRGRGIRMASRLAVITNLLNKANAKYVIQKYIEEPLLIHETKFDIRQYCLVTSTYPLVVWMYKDCYLKFSSQKYNLRSYHESIHLTNNAVQRKYTNCAGRHEELPHANMWDSDKYKDYLNRIDKGKVWDKIIYPGMKKSIIGIMLSCQDSLSVCKNRFELYGCDFILDKEYKPWLIEINSCPDLNHTTPVTAKICPAVLTDIVKVVIDRVKNPSAPTGKFECIYRQPMTIPRYGGALDLVVRGCSLPSDYFYKGNIDLRENYDDDVDIDKGHNIETILDKIKQAYDTDTIMIEPEDDSHACVKKEQETTTHHSRSDYELNVAATVVTEQLEELMDRIVSKHSSNMKTRQEALCATGSIKSFASAHMVKSVTDFKAMITKSMNRFVSFENVQHHEAFDFSQLDDEPVGNESAYEEDSPKKIINDYKQLDVLRLFGQTSKESAQSTSPSTEIMLEATTKLINFISKKEREYFMEHSIVHT, encoded by the exons ATGCCGGGccgaaaaaagaaaattataaaacgtAAAAAG AAAGCAACAGAAACTAAATCTAAAAAAGATTTAAGTCCAGTAAAGCATGGACGAAAGAGCCGTGCATCCggtatttttaagaaaagtcCACCTATA ACCTCGGATGATATAGACAAGGGTGATgatataaaaccaataaaaccaataaaatccCCAGTGAAATTTGCCATCGATAACATGTTAAAAATTGATTTGACCAAAAAGAAGAAGACCATGGAATACAGGAGCACAAACCGTCCCGAAGGACTCTCACCGAAGGAAAAAAGTTACCTCATCTGCAGTTGTCAGGCCAAATCTAATAgatacaaaattttgaaaaatcaaGCTGCAGAAGCCATACGTAACAGTAAAATCTTTTCCGTTTATGGCAGTTGCAATGCTGTACGCGCGGCTCTGCTTGAACGGGGATGGGTAGAAAAACTACCAGCAAACAAAATGAATCtatccaaaataaaaaatggctcTTTTTCCAATAAACCTAACGAGATACACAACGAATTGGAGAGATTGCTCCTATCCAACTTCGTTGAGAAATACCCTCCTAATTTCATTTGGCGCACAAGAGAAGAACTCCGCGATACCGTCATTGATATGACGAAAGAATATCCCACTATTGTCAACAAGCTGAAGACGGACGCTATGTGGACGTCAAAGCAGGGTCTATGTTCATCAATGAAGAGGAATTACTGGTTTTACATAGAAGACGTCGCAGAAGTTATTGGGCCGCGCAGTTATAACACCTGTGATCCAGGAGATATAGAGGGCTTCGTCAAAGATTACAAAATAACAGCTTGTACTAGCCTATTAAAGTGGGTCCTTTCAATGGAAGCAAACGAAAGGCCAGTGTTTATGGAGACAGGAAAGATTTCATTAAATGTGGTGTTATTTGCGTTAAGTCGATGCAAGGAGTATCTATACAGAAAAGAAAACAAGGATATTGACAAATCCGTTAGCAGCGTATCTCCCGGTCAGTGGAAtgctttcttaaaaaaatattaccgtATAATAGCAAAAGACGACGTCTTCCAATTGGACACAGAGAACAAGTTACCTCTGTACATGGCATATGCAAAATTTTTACTTAAAGAAATGCACAAGTACAGGCCTCAGTTGAGTTGTGAAGGATGCCATAACATCTGGATCATCAAGCCGGCGCATAATTCTAGAGGTAGAGGCATAAGAATGGCTTCTAGACTAGCAGTTATCACGAACCTGCTCAATAAAGCTAATGCTAAATACGTAATTCAAAAATACATTG AAGAGCCGTTATTGATTCACGAAACCAAATTCGATATAAGACAATATTGTTTAGTTACAAGCACCTACCCACTAGTTGTATGGATGTATAAAGATTGTTATTTAAAGTTCAGCTCGCAGAAGTACAATCTTAGGAGCTATCATGAATCCATACATTTGACTAACAATGCTGTTCAAAGGAAATACACCAACTGCGCCGGAAGACATGAGGAACTCCCTCATGCAAACATGTGGGATTCTgataaatataaagattatttGAACAGGATCGACAAAGGCAAAGTATGGGATAAAATCATCTACCCCGGAATGAAGAAATCTATTATTGGCATCATGTTAAGTTGCCAGGATTCTTTGTCAGTTTGCAAAAATCGCTTCGAGCTATATGGCTGTGATTTTATTCTAGACAAAGAATATAAACCGTGGCTTATTGAGATCAATTCATGTCCAGATCTAAACCACACCACCCCCGTAACCGCAAAAATTTGTCCGGCTGTTTTAACAGATATAGTAAAAG TTGTAATAGATCGCGTGAAAAATCCATCAGCACCAACGGGAAAATTTGAATGCATTTACCGACAGCCTATGACCATTCCGAGGTATGGAGGAGCTTTAGACCTGGTTGTTCGAGGCTGCTCTTTACCCAGTGATTACTTCTACAAAGGCAATATTGATCTAAGAGAGAATTACGACGATGACGTAGATATAGACAAAGGACACAATATTGAAACTATattagacaaaataaaacaggCGTATGACACCGACACGATCATGATAGAACCTGAAGATGATAGTCACGCGTGTGTGAAGAAAGAACAAGAAACAACAACCCATCATTCGCGATCTGACTACGAGTTAAACGTTGCAGCAACCGTGGTAACAGAACAGTTGGAAGAGCTAATGGACAGAATTGTTTCAAAACACAGTTCCAATATGAAAACAAGACAAGAAGCTTTATGTGCCACAGGTTCAATTAAATCATTTGCCTCTGCCCACATGGTTAAAAGTGTTACAGACTTCAAAGCTATGATAACCAAATCTATGAACCGATTTGTCTCTTTCGAAAATGTACAGCATCACGAAGCATTTGATTTTAGCCAGCTTGACGATGAACCCGTAGGTAATGAAAGTGCTTATGAAGAAGATTCACCTAAAAAGATAATCAATGATTACAAGCAACTGGATGTGTTAAGACTGTTTGGGCAAACTAGTAAAGAAAGCGCCCAGTCCACATCACCTTCAACAGAAATCATGCTGGAAGCTACAACGAAACTGATTAATTTCATCAGTAAGAAAGAAAGGGAATATTTCATGGAACACAGCATTGTACACACATAA